The Mycobacterium sp. 3519A genome contains a region encoding:
- a CDS encoding diacylglycerol kinase family protein encodes MRAVLIVNPNATSTTPAGRDLLAHALESRVKLTVAHTDHRGHAIEIARDATRDGVDVLIVHGGDGTVNEIVNGILGEAGPGGPAPAVGVVPGGSANVFARALGISPDPIEATNQLIDLLSAHGRRKSWRRIGLMDCGERWGVFTAGMGVDGDVVAAVEAQREKGRRVTASRYIRVAIREVLASVRKEPTLTLHLPDREPASGVHFAFVSNSSPWTYANTRPVWTNPTTTFETGLGVFATTSANVWANLGLVRQMMSKKPRLEARHLIRDDDLPWVRVTSDTPVACQIDGDYLGPRETMTFTSVPDALGVVAPPAKVPADLRK; translated from the coding sequence GTGCGCGCCGTGCTGATCGTCAACCCCAACGCGACGTCGACCACGCCGGCGGGCCGCGACCTGCTCGCCCACGCGTTGGAGAGTCGCGTGAAGCTGACGGTCGCGCACACCGACCACCGCGGCCACGCCATCGAAATCGCCAGGGATGCGACGCGTGACGGCGTCGACGTGCTGATCGTGCACGGCGGCGACGGCACGGTGAACGAAATCGTCAACGGCATTCTCGGCGAGGCGGGACCCGGCGGGCCCGCGCCTGCCGTCGGGGTGGTGCCCGGCGGGTCCGCGAACGTGTTCGCCCGCGCGCTGGGCATCAGCCCCGACCCGATCGAGGCGACCAATCAACTCATCGACCTGCTGTCGGCGCACGGCAGGCGCAAATCCTGGCGGCGCATCGGGTTGATGGACTGCGGGGAACGCTGGGGCGTGTTCACCGCAGGCATGGGCGTCGACGGCGACGTGGTGGCCGCTGTCGAGGCCCAACGCGAGAAGGGTCGCAGGGTGACGGCGTCGCGCTACATCCGCGTCGCGATCCGTGAGGTGCTCGCCAGCGTCCGCAAGGAGCCGACCCTGACGCTGCACCTGCCGGACCGGGAGCCCGCCTCGGGGGTGCACTTCGCGTTCGTGTCGAACTCCAGCCCGTGGACGTATGCGAACACCCGCCCGGTGTGGACCAACCCGACGACGACGTTCGAGACCGGTCTCGGGGTGTTCGCCACCACGAGTGCGAACGTCTGGGCCAATCTGGGGCTGGTGCGTCAGATGATGAGCAAGAAACCGCGGTTAGAGGCGAGGCATTTGATACGTGACGACGACCTGCCGTGGGTGCGGGTGACAAGCGACACGCCGGTCGCGTGTCAGATCGACGGGGACTACCTCGGTCCGCGGGAGACGATGACGTTCACGTCGGTGCCGGACGCGCTGGGCGTGGTTGCCCCGCCTGCAAAAGTACCCGCTGATCTGCGCAAATAG
- a CDS encoding WXG100 family type VII secretion target — protein sequence MPDYKVNSDETASTSQALLSDFSQLEDKLNEVRNKITNLLSNGYSTPAAQQKFSPFFEEFAKGFKQVNQGLQGIGQYVKAVGDAYTQTDDELGKNLN from the coding sequence ATGCCCGATTACAAGGTCAACTCGGACGAAACCGCGAGCACGTCACAGGCCCTGCTCAGCGACTTCAGTCAGCTCGAGGACAAGCTCAACGAAGTTCGCAACAAGATCACGAACCTACTGTCCAACGGGTACTCCACCCCGGCCGCACAACAGAAGTTCTCGCCGTTCTTCGAGGAGTTTGCCAAGGGATTCAAGCAGGTCAACCAGGGTCTGCAGGGCATCGGCCAGTACGTCAAGGCCGTCGGCGATGCGTACACGCAGACCGACGACGAACTCGGGAAAAACCTGAACTGA
- a CDS encoding FtsK/SpoIIIE domain-containing protein: MGPNGRPTHVPSLYIGPYRLDPAATLQTAGVRDGTDLGLGAPLPWEPEPEGRSEIRVVSGPGAGTVFRVMPGDYDIGSGEGCRIRLARSAGAPPLGARVRLRLDGTGEIVEAENALLDGKPVQPQSPWKPGNQLAIGDTLLELADRQSDRAPLTPATDGLGLEFNRPPRFLPPAAGGKFRLPQPPVKPAKRAIPLLPILLLPIATSLVTVFTTGRLSFIVIALLSPIVALITQFGGRKQTIQKYEEDKTNFDEKVAQIQENIDAALRDEQRNLRLSLPDPASLLQMATLPSERLWERRFSDHDFLSVRVGTTDLPSATSVEDPGQDENRRTMVPWLSQVPISVDIRRAGVVGIAGEDASGIAAWIAAQAACLHSPTDLRLVVLSGPDGEQDWAWTRWLPHTQAQGEDGYVLLGSTTDSLALRLGELGQIVMARMAAGPGLERSGAAGYPDILVILEKSRRARSLPGVIALLRDGPAVGVHVICIDREERLLPEECRAVVVSGAPTKAMSALRTGDSPALEQIRTDLPDFGWYEQLGRALAPLRGVGDSEESALPGAVRLLDVLDIEPPTPQAIVAGWSLGGRSTTAVLGAGFDGPFSVDLVRDGPHALIAGTTGSGKSELLQTLVATLAVVNRPDEMTFVLVDYKGGSAFAECADLPHTVGLVTDLDTQLVERALISLGAELRRRETQLAKAGAKDVLDYLDKRSRGGDVLPPLPRLMLVIDEFASMVRELPDFISGLVNIAQRGRSLGIHLVLATQRPGGAVTPDIRANTNLRIALRTTDTSESRDIIDAPDSGDISPATPGRAFVRLGPSALLPFQSARVGGRRPSGDVAGDAPVPIAAEVVTWKDLGGPLPTRRAGRDGSGLAQTEAITDLAVLTTAIAQASEMAQIPRQPSPWLPPLPQVLQWVPPPAPAAVDTREAALPPVQYGMVDLPALQNRAPLVFDIDRAGHLHIVGSPRSGRSQTLRTLAAALAMAHGADDVHIYGIDCGNGALNVLAELPHCGAVVDRNQIERLGRLLDRLNGELTARQSLFGSRGTADLTELRRDQAPGERLPHIVVMVDRFEVFDREFSSYDNGSYLERLIRLLRDGAGVGIHAVLAGDRALASSRFSGTTDDKLVLRLNDRQDYSSVGIPTKAAPSDPLPGRAIRTQDLSEAQIAVLGTDLSGTAQADSVLALAQELQNREAAVPASRRAQPLDVLPDRIAYAEAMALHRNEPMRPLVAIGGDTLTSLGPDLADVPTFVIAGPPRTGRSTALLTAAESLLGAGSGLVVLAPRRSPLRSLEGRQGVAAVITDPEISVLDFRAVLSNIPESTAVIIVDDAELLMGAEIDSDLALLARGAQGNGWAVMAAGNAESLSLSLAGWMGQVKRNRTGMLLSPQGLGDGEVIGIKLTRGVVGQAPQPGRGLLHLGDGSLISVQVPLSTVDAPESTAATSN; encoded by the coding sequence GTGGGGCCCAATGGCCGCCCGACACATGTGCCGAGCCTGTACATCGGACCGTACCGGCTCGATCCCGCGGCGACGCTGCAGACTGCCGGAGTTCGGGACGGCACCGACCTCGGACTCGGCGCTCCTCTTCCCTGGGAGCCCGAGCCCGAGGGACGGTCAGAAATCAGGGTGGTGTCGGGGCCCGGTGCGGGAACCGTCTTTCGTGTCATGCCAGGCGATTACGACATCGGCAGTGGCGAAGGGTGCCGGATCCGACTCGCACGCAGCGCCGGCGCTCCACCGCTCGGAGCCCGCGTCAGGTTACGGCTGGACGGTACCGGTGAGATCGTCGAAGCCGAAAACGCTTTACTGGACGGCAAACCCGTACAACCGCAGTCACCATGGAAGCCGGGCAACCAACTCGCGATCGGTGACACCTTGCTGGAACTGGCCGACCGTCAATCCGACCGGGCTCCGCTGACTCCCGCCACCGACGGCCTCGGCTTGGAGTTCAACCGGCCCCCGCGCTTTCTGCCGCCCGCGGCAGGCGGCAAGTTCCGGCTGCCGCAGCCGCCGGTCAAGCCGGCCAAGAGGGCGATCCCGTTGTTGCCAATTCTGCTGCTGCCGATCGCCACGTCGCTGGTCACCGTGTTCACCACCGGCAGGTTGAGCTTCATCGTCATCGCACTGCTCTCGCCGATCGTCGCGTTGATCACCCAGTTCGGCGGACGCAAGCAGACGATCCAAAAGTACGAGGAGGACAAGACGAACTTCGATGAGAAGGTCGCGCAGATCCAGGAGAACATCGACGCCGCGCTGCGAGACGAGCAGCGCAACTTGCGGCTGAGCTTGCCCGATCCGGCGTCTCTGCTCCAGATGGCAACGCTGCCGTCAGAGCGGTTGTGGGAGCGCCGCTTCTCCGACCACGACTTCCTGTCGGTGCGCGTCGGGACGACCGACCTTCCCTCGGCCACCAGCGTCGAGGACCCCGGCCAGGACGAGAACCGACGCACCATGGTGCCGTGGCTCAGTCAAGTGCCGATATCGGTGGACATCCGGCGGGCCGGGGTGGTGGGCATTGCCGGCGAGGACGCCAGCGGCATCGCAGCTTGGATCGCTGCCCAAGCGGCATGCCTGCACAGTCCCACCGATCTGCGGCTGGTCGTGTTGTCGGGCCCTGACGGCGAACAGGATTGGGCCTGGACCCGGTGGCTGCCTCACACGCAGGCACAAGGGGAGGACGGCTACGTGCTGCTCGGCAGCACCACCGACTCGCTGGCCCTACGCCTCGGCGAACTCGGCCAGATCGTCATGGCACGCATGGCCGCGGGTCCGGGGCTGGAACGCAGCGGTGCCGCCGGCTACCCCGACATCCTGGTGATTCTGGAGAAGTCGCGGCGCGCGCGCTCGCTGCCTGGGGTCATCGCGCTCCTTCGTGACGGGCCCGCAGTCGGTGTCCATGTCATCTGCATCGACCGCGAGGAGCGGTTGCTGCCCGAGGAGTGCCGTGCCGTCGTCGTCAGCGGAGCACCCACCAAAGCCATGTCGGCGTTGCGGACAGGCGACTCACCGGCATTGGAGCAGATCCGTACGGATCTACCGGATTTCGGGTGGTACGAACAGCTCGGACGGGCACTGGCCCCTCTGCGGGGCGTGGGGGACAGTGAGGAAAGCGCCCTACCCGGCGCCGTACGCCTGCTCGACGTGCTCGACATCGAACCGCCGACGCCGCAGGCCATTGTGGCGGGTTGGTCGCTCGGCGGGCGAAGCACCACGGCCGTTCTCGGCGCCGGCTTCGACGGTCCGTTTTCAGTCGACCTGGTGCGCGACGGACCCCACGCGCTCATCGCTGGCACGACCGGATCGGGAAAGTCTGAGTTGCTGCAGACGCTGGTGGCCACGCTCGCTGTGGTGAATCGACCAGACGAGATGACCTTCGTGCTGGTCGATTACAAGGGCGGCAGCGCCTTCGCCGAGTGCGCCGATCTGCCGCACACCGTCGGCCTGGTCACCGACCTCGACACTCAACTGGTGGAGCGAGCATTGATCTCCTTGGGAGCCGAGCTGCGCCGCCGGGAGACACAATTGGCGAAGGCCGGCGCCAAGGACGTTCTCGACTACCTCGACAAGCGTTCTCGCGGAGGTGATGTGCTGCCGCCGCTACCGCGACTGATGCTGGTGATCGACGAATTCGCCTCCATGGTGCGCGAACTGCCCGACTTCATCTCCGGGTTGGTGAACATCGCACAACGGGGGCGCTCGCTCGGTATTCATCTGGTGCTGGCCACGCAACGGCCAGGGGGCGCTGTCACACCGGATATCCGCGCCAACACGAACCTGCGGATTGCACTGCGCACCACCGACACCTCCGAGAGCCGAGACATCATCGATGCGCCGGATTCGGGCGATATCTCACCGGCCACCCCCGGCCGCGCTTTCGTTCGCCTCGGGCCCTCAGCGCTGTTGCCTTTTCAGTCCGCGAGAGTCGGCGGGCGCCGGCCGTCCGGTGACGTTGCGGGTGATGCTCCGGTGCCTATTGCCGCAGAGGTGGTGACGTGGAAGGACCTTGGCGGACCCCTGCCAACGCGACGTGCGGGTCGGGACGGCTCTGGTCTGGCCCAGACCGAGGCCATCACTGACCTCGCCGTGCTGACCACTGCCATCGCGCAAGCCTCTGAAATGGCTCAGATTCCACGTCAGCCCAGTCCGTGGCTTCCGCCACTACCGCAAGTGCTGCAATGGGTGCCACCGCCTGCACCTGCGGCAGTAGACACTCGCGAGGCTGCGCTCCCACCAGTGCAATACGGCATGGTCGATCTTCCCGCGCTGCAGAACCGCGCACCGTTGGTGTTCGACATTGACCGGGCCGGACATCTCCACATCGTCGGTTCGCCCCGCAGTGGACGGTCGCAGACACTGCGCACTTTGGCGGCGGCGCTCGCGATGGCACACGGAGCAGACGATGTGCACATATATGGAATCGACTGCGGCAACGGCGCACTCAATGTGCTCGCCGAGCTGCCACACTGCGGCGCGGTCGTCGACCGCAACCAAATCGAGCGTCTCGGGCGGCTACTGGACCGGCTCAACGGCGAACTGACCGCGCGCCAGAGCCTGTTCGGCAGCCGCGGCACCGCTGACTTGACCGAACTCCGTCGCGATCAGGCGCCTGGCGAGCGGCTACCGCACATCGTTGTGATGGTCGACCGCTTCGAGGTCTTCGACCGCGAATTCAGTTCCTACGACAACGGCAGCTACCTGGAGCGGTTGATCCGGTTACTGCGCGACGGCGCCGGCGTCGGCATTCACGCCGTGCTCGCCGGCGACCGCGCGCTGGCCAGCAGTCGGTTCTCCGGCACCACCGACGACAAACTTGTGTTGCGGCTCAACGACCGTCAGGACTATTCGTCCGTGGGTATTCCCACCAAGGCGGCGCCCTCGGACCCGTTGCCGGGCAGAGCAATTCGCACCCAAGATCTCAGCGAGGCGCAGATTGCGGTACTGGGCACAGACTTGAGCGGCACCGCTCAAGCGGACAGTGTGCTCGCACTGGCGCAGGAGTTGCAGAACCGCGAGGCAGCGGTTCCTGCGTCGCGACGTGCGCAGCCACTCGATGTCCTTCCCGACCGCATCGCCTATGCCGAAGCGATGGCGCTGCACCGCAACGAACCGATGCGGCCGCTGGTCGCGATCGGCGGCGACACGCTGACATCCCTCGGCCCTGACCTCGCCGACGTACCGACGTTCGTCATCGCCGGACCACCAAGGACGGGCCGCAGTACCGCGCTGCTGACGGCCGCGGAGTCCCTGTTGGGCGCCGGCTCCGGACTGGTTGTACTGGCACCGCGCCGATCTCCACTACGGAGCCTGGAAGGCAGACAAGGGGTTGCGGCGGTGATCACCGATCCGGAAATCTCCGTGCTCGACTTCCGTGCGGTGCTTTCAAACATCCCGGAGTCCACGGCGGTCATCATCGTCGACGACGCCGAGTTGCTGATGGGTGCCGAAATCGACTCGGACCTCGCGCTACTCGCGCGCGGCGCACAAGGTAACGGCTGGGCGGTGATGGCTGCGGGCAATGCGGAGTCGCTGTCGCTCAGCTTGGCAGGCTGGATGGGTCAGGTGAAACGGAACCGCACAGGCATGTTGCTGTCACCCCAGGGCCTCGGTGACGGGGAAGTCATCGGAATCAAGTTGACGCGCGGGGTGGTCGGCCAGGCTCCGCAGCCCGGCCGCGGGCTGCTGCATCTGGGTGACGGCTCGCTGATCTCGGTGCAGGTGCCGTTGTCCACCGTCGACGCGCCGGAAAGCACCGCGGCCACGTCGAATTGA
- a CDS encoding WhiB family transcriptional regulator has product MDWRHKAVCRDEDPELFFPVGNSGPAIAQIADAKLVCNRCPVTTECLTWALDSGQDAGVWGGMSEDERRALKRRNARTKARSGV; this is encoded by the coding sequence ATGGATTGGCGCCACAAGGCGGTCTGTCGTGACGAGGACCCGGAACTGTTCTTCCCGGTGGGGAACAGCGGGCCAGCGATCGCGCAGATTGCAGACGCGAAGCTCGTCTGTAATCGCTGCCCGGTGACCACAGAGTGCCTCACCTGGGCGTTGGATTCCGGCCAGGACGCGGGCGTGTGGGGCGGTATGAGCGAGGACGAGCGTCGCGCACTGAAGCGTCGCAACGCGCGGACGAAGGCTCGCAGCGGAGTCTGA
- a CDS encoding GNAT family N-acetyltransferase yields MSETIRRVRPGDETELTAMIHELAEFERASADCTVTEKQLAEALFGDRPTVYGHIAEVDGQAAAGALWFLNFSTWDGVAGVYLEDLYVRPQFRRRGLARKLLSTLARECVDNGYTRLSWAVLDWNVNAIALYDAVGGRPQNEWITYRVSGQALAELADS; encoded by the coding sequence ATGAGCGAGACCATTCGGCGCGTCCGGCCGGGCGACGAGACCGAACTGACCGCGATGATCCACGAACTGGCCGAGTTCGAGCGCGCCAGCGCCGACTGCACCGTCACCGAAAAGCAGTTGGCGGAAGCCCTTTTCGGCGATCGCCCGACGGTCTACGGTCACATCGCCGAGGTCGACGGCCAAGCCGCGGCGGGCGCCCTGTGGTTCCTCAACTTCTCCACTTGGGACGGCGTCGCGGGCGTCTACCTCGAGGACCTCTACGTGCGCCCGCAGTTCCGCCGCCGTGGACTCGCCCGCAAGCTGCTGTCGACGCTGGCCAGGGAATGCGTGGACAACGGCTACACCCGGTTGTCGTGGGCGGTGCTGGACTGGAACGTCAACGCGATCGCGCTCTACGACGCCGTCGGCGGGCGGCCGCAGAACGAGTGGATCACCTATCGAGTGTCAGGGCAGGCGCTCGCCGAACTCGCCGACTCGTGA